A genomic region of Erythrobacter sp. SCSIO 43205 contains the following coding sequences:
- a CDS encoding cation:proton antiporter codes for MTQFLLLATILLAVGVIAVPIAARLGLGSVLGYLIAGMAISPALDVLGVDVVALQHFAEFGVVMMLFLIGLELEPKKLWELRVRLLGLGGGQVLVTMAVMAVYALVIGEAWQTALAVGMILALSSTAIILQTLDEKGLMKTEGGQSSFSVLLFQDIAVIPMLALLPLLALPDLAADAASAAGEHGDTGHSGLNLLDGLPTWAAGLATLAAIAAVALAGNYLTRPLFRFIAMAGLRELFTATALLVVVGIALLMTVVGLSPALGTFLAGVVLANSEYRHELESDIEPFKGLLLGLFFITVGAGINFALLAQDYVSVLSWTAVLIVTKVAVLYALGTFFEIKGQDRWLFSLGLAQAGEFGFVLLNFAVGAYVLPKPLADQLLLIVAMSMLVTPLLFIFYDKVILRHYQKERERAFDTIEDPSDIILAGRGRVGGIVDRMLETAGYRTTVIDYSSAQIDRLSKFGIRTYFGDAVRPDLLKSAGIEKARLLIIAIDDKEATNRLVRFVAKTYPDVHIVARAYDRSHVFELWSLGCRDIIRETYDSSLRMGRSAYEALGISSERANAMTAKFEEMDRSTMLPMAEAFEFGTPPWENEEMIALIKKLRNEWDPLLREQMAQIMGQDDLEELDEFGALDQTEKS; via the coding sequence ATGACACAGTTCCTGCTCCTCGCCACGATCCTGCTTGCCGTAGGCGTTATCGCAGTGCCGATTGCCGCGCGGCTCGGCCTTGGTTCTGTTCTGGGCTATTTGATCGCCGGCATGGCGATTAGCCCTGCATTGGATGTGCTGGGGGTTGATGTCGTTGCGCTTCAACACTTTGCCGAATTTGGCGTCGTGATGATGCTCTTCCTTATTGGACTTGAGCTTGAGCCCAAAAAATTATGGGAGCTGCGCGTGCGCCTGCTCGGTCTTGGCGGGGGCCAGGTGCTCGTCACCATGGCTGTTATGGCGGTTTACGCGCTGGTCATTGGCGAAGCGTGGCAGACTGCCCTTGCCGTTGGGATGATTCTCGCGTTGTCATCGACAGCGATCATCCTGCAAACACTCGATGAAAAAGGCCTGATGAAAACAGAAGGCGGGCAATCCTCCTTCTCGGTCCTGCTGTTTCAGGACATTGCGGTCATCCCGATGCTGGCGCTGCTGCCGCTTCTTGCTCTGCCAGACCTTGCCGCTGACGCCGCAAGCGCTGCGGGGGAGCATGGCGATACAGGGCACAGCGGTCTTAATCTTCTAGATGGCTTGCCCACATGGGCAGCTGGCCTTGCGACCCTCGCAGCGATTGCCGCGGTCGCGCTGGCCGGCAATTATCTTACCCGGCCCCTTTTCCGTTTCATCGCCATGGCGGGCCTTCGCGAGCTGTTCACTGCGACTGCGCTTCTTGTAGTAGTCGGAATCGCCTTGTTGATGACAGTGGTTGGCCTCTCCCCTGCACTTGGCACCTTCCTTGCCGGCGTGGTGCTTGCCAATAGCGAGTACCGACACGAGCTTGAAAGCGACATAGAGCCGTTCAAGGGGCTCCTGCTCGGCCTGTTTTTCATAACGGTTGGCGCAGGGATAAACTTCGCGCTTCTCGCACAAGATTATGTCAGCGTCCTTTCGTGGACCGCAGTTCTAATCGTTACAAAAGTCGCGGTGCTTTATGCACTCGGCACTTTTTTCGAGATCAAGGGGCAGGACCGCTGGCTCTTCTCACTGGGCCTCGCGCAAGCGGGGGAGTTTGGCTTTGTTCTCTTAAACTTCGCTGTCGGCGCCTATGTCCTGCCAAAGCCACTCGCCGATCAATTGCTGCTGATCGTGGCGATGTCGATGCTGGTCACCCCGCTGCTGTTCATCTTTTACGACAAGGTGATCTTGCGTCACTATCAAAAGGAACGCGAGCGCGCCTTTGATACTATCGAAGACCCTTCCGACATCATCCTTGCCGGCCGCGGGCGCGTAGGTGGGATTGTCGATCGTATGCTGGAGACAGCGGGCTATCGCACGACCGTCATTGATTATTCCTCAGCTCAGATCGACCGCCTTAGCAAATTCGGCATCCGCACCTATTTCGGCGATGCTGTGCGGCCTGACCTTCTGAAATCGGCCGGGATTGAAAAAGCGCGCCTTCTCATCATCGCGATCGACGATAAGGAGGCGACCAACCGCCTCGTCCGCTTTGTCGCGAAAACCTATCCTGACGTGCACATCGTCGCGCGCGCTTATGATCGCAGCCATGTGTTTGAGCTGTGGTCGCTTGGCTGCCGCGACATCATCCGCGAAACCTATGACAGCTCGCTTCGCATGGGCCGCTCTGCTTACGAGGCGCTCGGCATTTCGAGCGAGCGAGCCAACGCCATGACCGCCAAATTCGAAGAAATGGACCGTTCCACCATGCTCCCGATGGCCGAAGCTTTCGAATTCGGGACGCCACCATGGGAAAACGAGGAAATGATCGCCCTCATCAAGAAGCTGCGCAATGAGTGGGATCCGCTCTTGCGTGAGCAAATGGCGCAGATCATGGGACAGGACGATCTGGAGGAATTGGACGAGTTTGGGGCGCTTGACCAGACCGAGAAATCATGA
- a CDS encoding beta-ketoacyl-ACP synthase III, with amino-acid sequence MALTGRPVISATGLFTPEETITNEELVASFNEYVDRYNATNADAIEAGEVEALTYSSVEFIEKASGIKARHVMSKEPILDPDIMAPRWEERGNDERSMMCEIGVTAALQALKRAGRKPEDVDAVLCAASNMERPYPAMAIEIQQALGIDGFGFDMNVACSSATFGIQTAADYVRAGNAKSVLVVSPEITSGHLNWRDRDSHFIFGDVATAVLVEDAAIAPKEHWEILSTKLKTVFSNNIRNNFGFLNRAAPEGEGKADKLFVQEGRKVFKEVVPMVADMIIAEAKNLQMDPATLRRLWLHQANAGMNRLISQRVLGHEASPDESPTVLDTYGNTSSAGSIIAFHSHSEDLKAGDTGLICSFGAGYSAGTVFVRKNA; translated from the coding sequence ATGGCCCTCACCGGGCGGCCCGTTATCTCTGCAACCGGGCTTTTTACGCCCGAAGAGACGATCACCAATGAAGAGCTGGTCGCCAGCTTCAACGAATATGTCGACCGCTATAACGCGACCAACGCCGACGCGATCGAGGCGGGCGAGGTGGAGGCGCTGACCTATTCCTCGGTTGAATTCATCGAGAAAGCGAGCGGGATCAAGGCGCGCCATGTGATGAGCAAGGAGCCGATCCTCGACCCTGATATTATGGCCCCGCGCTGGGAAGAGCGCGGAAACGATGAACGTTCCATGATGTGCGAGATTGGCGTCACCGCCGCGCTTCAGGCTCTGAAACGGGCAGGGCGCAAGCCTGAGGATGTGGACGCGGTGCTGTGCGCTGCGTCCAATATGGAACGGCCCTATCCTGCCATGGCGATTGAGATCCAGCAGGCGCTTGGCATCGACGGCTTTGGCTTTGACATGAATGTCGCGTGTTCGTCGGCGACCTTCGGTATTCAGACGGCGGCCGATTATGTGCGCGCTGGCAATGCGAAAAGCGTTCTGGTGGTGAGCCCTGAGATTACCTCAGGCCATCTCAACTGGCGCGACCGCGACAGCCACTTTATCTTTGGCGACGTGGCGACAGCCGTGCTGGTGGAAGACGCTGCGATTGCGCCCAAAGAGCACTGGGAGATTTTGAGCACTAAGCTCAAGACGGTGTTCTCCAACAACATCCGCAACAATTTCGGCTTTCTGAACCGCGCCGCGCCGGAAGGCGAGGGCAAGGCTGACAAGCTTTTTGTCCAGGAGGGGCGCAAGGTCTTCAAAGAGGTCGTGCCCATGGTCGCCGATATGATCATTGCGGAAGCCAAGAACCTCCAAATGGACCCGGCAACCCTTCGCCGCCTGTGGCTCCACCAGGCCAATGCGGGCATGAACCGCCTGATTTCTCAACGCGTGTTAGGTCACGAGGCAAGTCCTGATGAAAGTCCGACGGTGCTCGATACCTATGGCAACACCTCGTCGGCAGGCTCAATCATCGCCTTCCACTCACACAGTGAGGATCTGAAAGCCGGTGACACCGGGCTCATTTGCAGCTTTGGTGCTGGATATTCAGCAGGTACAGTGTTCGTTCGCAAAAACGCCTGA
- a CDS encoding phosphatidylserine decarboxylase produces the protein MAGEILDNQGRGEASWGWPSIHPEGRKYGVIAIAIALVPLLFGWQFIGWPLLLLSLGVFAFFRDPERVVPQDDKSIVAPADGLVTLIQEVEPPAEMLGNDGSGVPGLSPGPVTRVSIFMSVFDVHINRAPIAGTVQRVVYIPGKFVNADLDKASEENERQLVLIERNDGLMIGFTQIAGLVARRIVPFVKPGDTVAKGQRVGLIRFGSRVDVYLPAGTQPKVLMGQRIVAGETILAEVGASALLEGIAQ, from the coding sequence ATGGCAGGTGAAATTCTCGATAATCAGGGCCGCGGCGAAGCAAGCTGGGGTTGGCCCTCGATCCATCCGGAGGGGCGCAAATATGGCGTGATCGCAATTGCCATTGCGCTCGTGCCGCTCCTGTTCGGCTGGCAGTTCATCGGCTGGCCTTTGCTTCTTTTGTCGCTAGGCGTTTTCGCGTTTTTCCGCGACCCTGAGCGCGTTGTGCCGCAAGACGATAAGTCCATTGTCGCACCTGCTGACGGGCTTGTGACGCTTATCCAAGAGGTTGAGCCGCCCGCTGAAATGCTGGGCAATGATGGCTCTGGCGTCCCCGGTCTGTCGCCGGGCCCGGTCACCCGCGTGTCGATTTTCATGAGCGTGTTCGACGTTCACATCAATCGTGCGCCCATCGCTGGAACGGTGCAGCGGGTTGTTTATATTCCGGGTAAATTCGTCAATGCCGACCTCGATAAGGCATCCGAAGAAAATGAGCGTCAGCTGGTTCTGATTGAACGCAATGACGGCCTGATGATCGGCTTCACGCAGATCGCAGGGCTGGTCGCGCGGCGCATCGTGCCTTTTGTAAAGCCCGGCGATACCGTGGCCAAGGGACAGCGCGTGGGGCTTATCCGCTTTGGCAGTCGCGTGGATGTGTATCTTCCCGCAGGCACTCAGCCAAAGGTTTTGATGGGGCAACGCATTGTCGCAGGTGAAACGATCCTGGCCGAAGTGGGCGCATCCGCCCTGCTCGAAGGCATTGCGCAATAA
- a CDS encoding phosphatidylcholine/phosphatidylserine synthase: MAKRPSSGDVENRVGPKAAEDDDISSGKPLGVDVVSAEEKSGLSLRAMLPNAITAAALCSGLTAIRFAIDENWAFAVLAIFVAGILDGLDGRIARLLNAQSRFGAELDSLADALSFGMAPALILFLWSLNDLTRFGWFAALAFAICCALRLARFNARLDMEDQPHKSAGFLTGVPAPAGAGLALTPMCLWMETGLDFFRDPLFNSIWVAVIGVLFISNMATLSWTAIRPQRDIRIWLIALVALAFAGLLLEPWWTFSTLSIIYLALMPYALIRYGRIKRARARAKAEASS, from the coding sequence GTGGCCAAGCGACCCTCATCTGGCGACGTGGAAAACCGAGTGGGCCCGAAAGCTGCGGAGGATGACGACATCTCGTCAGGCAAACCATTGGGCGTAGATGTTGTCAGCGCAGAAGAGAAAAGCGGGCTTTCCCTGCGCGCCATGCTCCCTAATGCAATCACGGCAGCAGCATTGTGTTCGGGGCTGACCGCTATCCGTTTTGCGATTGATGAAAACTGGGCCTTCGCAGTGCTCGCAATCTTTGTTGCTGGCATCCTTGATGGGCTAGATGGACGCATTGCGCGCCTGTTGAATGCGCAGTCTCGTTTCGGGGCAGAGCTTGATAGCCTTGCAGACGCGCTGTCATTTGGCATGGCCCCTGCGCTTATCCTGTTCCTGTGGTCACTAAATGACCTTACTCGCTTTGGGTGGTTTGCAGCATTGGCCTTTGCCATCTGCTGCGCATTGCGCCTCGCGCGGTTTAATGCGCGCCTCGATATGGAAGATCAGCCGCACAAATCGGCTGGTTTCCTGACCGGGGTGCCAGCGCCAGCAGGCGCGGGCCTTGCCCTCACGCCGATGTGCTTATGGATGGAAACGGGGCTCGACTTCTTCCGCGACCCACTTTTCAATTCGATCTGGGTCGCCGTGATCGGGGTGCTGTTTATCTCCAACATGGCAACGCTTAGCTGGACCGCGATCCGCCCTCAGCGTGATATTCGCATCTGGCTTATCGCCTTGGTCGCGCTTGCCTTTGCCGGACTTTTGTTGGAGCCGTGGTGGACGTTCAGCACGCTGAGCATCATTTACTTGGCTCTCATGCCCTATGCGCTCATCCGCTATGGCAGGATCAAACGAGCAAGGGCGCGGGCCAAGGCTGAGGCGAGCTCTTAA
- the rpsB gene encoding 30S ribosomal protein S2 → MATTTVTMQQLIEAGAHFGHQTHRWNPRMKPYIFGARNGVHILDLSQTVPLFARALDFVEQTVRAGGKVLFVGTKRQAQEPIAEMARSCGQHFVNHRWLGGMLTNWKTISGSIKRLKTLEEQLSGDTSGLTKKEVLNLTRERDKLELSLGGIRDMGGVPDVMFVIDANKEDLAIKEAAVLGIPVICVLDTNTDPTGIAFPIPGNDDASRAVRLYCQAIADAANAGRGQAVEQSGEDFGAMDTPPAEAAAE, encoded by the coding sequence ATGGCGACCACTACCGTCACCATGCAGCAATTGATCGAGGCCGGCGCACACTTCGGCCACCAGACCCACCGTTGGAACCCGCGCATGAAGCCGTATATCTTCGGCGCACGCAACGGCGTTCACATCCTTGATCTTTCACAAACCGTTCCGCTTTTTGCGCGCGCTCTCGATTTCGTTGAGCAAACCGTTCGCGCTGGCGGCAAGGTTCTGTTCGTTGGCACCAAGCGTCAGGCGCAAGAGCCTATCGCTGAAATGGCGCGCAGCTGCGGCCAGCACTTTGTGAACCACCGTTGGCTGGGCGGTATGCTCACCAACTGGAAAACCATCAGCGGTTCGATCAAGCGTCTCAAAACCCTTGAAGAGCAGCTTTCAGGCGACACCAGCGGCCTCACCAAGAAAGAGGTTCTCAACCTCACCCGTGAGCGTGACAAGCTTGAGCTGTCGCTTGGCGGTATCCGCGACATGGGCGGCGTTCCGGACGTGATGTTCGTCATCGACGCGAACAAAGAAGACCTCGCGATTAAAGAGGCGGCTGTTCTTGGCATTCCGGTGATCTGTGTGCTCGACACCAACACTGACCCAACCGGCATTGCGTTCCCGATCCCAGGCAATGACGATGCAAGCCGCGCTGTGCGTCTTTATTGTCAGGCAATTGCTGACGCTGCCAATGCTGGCCGTGGTCAGGCTGTTGAGCAATCTGGCGAAGACTTCGGCGCGATGGACACGCCTCCAGCTGAGGCGGCTGCTGAATAA
- the tsf gene encoding translation elongation factor Ts, with the protein MAAFTAADVKKLRELSGAGMMDAKKALTEADGDIDAAVDALRAKGLATAQKKSSRTAAEGLVGVAVEGTRGVAVEVNSETDFVAKNDKFQDFVRKTTAVALTVDGDDVEALKAASYPDGGTVADKLTDNVATIGENQQVRRMKTVTVNSGAIVSYVHNAAADGLGKIGVLVALESDLGADVLEPFGKQLAMHIASMFPQALNAESLDADVIERERKIAQEKAAESGKPENVQEKMVEGAIKKFAKENALLSQMFVMDNKTSVEDTVAKFGKDNGGSVVLKDYVRFQLGEGIEKEESDFAAEVAAAVGG; encoded by the coding sequence ATGGCTGCTTTTACTGCCGCTGATGTGAAGAAACTGCGCGAACTTTCTGGCGCAGGCATGATGGATGCAAAGAAAGCCCTGACCGAAGCCGATGGCGACATCGATGCAGCGGTTGACGCTCTGCGCGCAAAAGGCCTTGCAACCGCACAAAAGAAATCGAGCCGTACGGCGGCAGAAGGCCTCGTTGGCGTTGCTGTTGAAGGCACACGCGGTGTCGCTGTTGAAGTCAACTCGGAAACCGACTTCGTTGCGAAGAACGACAAGTTTCAGGACTTCGTTCGCAAGACGACCGCTGTTGCGCTGACCGTTGACGGCGACGATGTCGAAGCCCTTAAAGCAGCCAGCTATCCCGATGGCGGAACGGTTGCTGACAAGCTCACCGATAACGTTGCAACCATCGGTGAAAACCAGCAGGTTCGCCGCATGAAAACCGTGACCGTGAACAGCGGCGCGATCGTTTCCTACGTTCACAATGCAGCGGCAGACGGCCTTGGCAAAATCGGCGTTCTGGTTGCTCTGGAAAGCGACCTTGGCGCTGACGTGCTTGAGCCGTTCGGCAAGCAACTTGCCATGCACATCGCCTCGATGTTCCCGCAAGCCCTGAACGCAGAGAGCCTCGATGCTGATGTGATCGAGCGCGAGCGTAAAATTGCACAGGAAAAGGCAGCCGAAAGCGGCAAGCCTGAAAACGTGCAGGAGAAGATGGTCGAAGGCGCGATCAAGAAGTTTGCCAAAGAGAACGCTCTGCTCAGCCAGATGTTCGTGATGGACAACAAAACCAGCGTTGAAGACACCGTCGCCAAGTTCGGCAAGGACAACGGCGGTTCGGTCGTCCTGAAAGACTACGTCCGCTTCCAACTCGGCGAAGGCATCGAGAAAGAAGAAAGCGACTTTGCAGCAGAGGTTGCAGCGGCAGTTGGTGGCTAA
- the amt gene encoding ammonium transporter, with translation MAANTQLAELAEQVAQQQRTADFVWTVLAATLVLMMQVGFLLLEAGASRSKNSISVAQKNLADLFLAFLTFYFIGFGLMFDGGGWFMGELGWGARLETDWSMAFFVFQVVFAGTAITIVSGAVAERMRFSAYLISAAIIAAFVYPVFGHWAWGNLLDPDAPAWLADMGFIDFAGSTVVHSMGGWLALAAVVCLGARRGRFDSDGRPTPMYGHSPILFGAGSIILFFGWIGFNGGSTTAASPEFAGIVLNTVLAGAAGGAAGMFAGYALERKWVVGRSANGMLAGLVGITAGCAAVGPDGALMIGAICGVAVLASEEFILRVLKQDDVVGAVSVHGVCGAIGTLLVAAFALPENLMTQTRLEQFVVQSYGVGAAAAWALGLGFAIFGALRMAGVLRVSEQHEIEGLNASEHGATLGTGLLLQELHQSVVANKDLTHRLDENSGDEAAEIATVLNPFLATLQETVRVLDSQASVVSEQSKSLRRMARTTLDGAEVMDKSVATIAQHSSALGKATQEAAGTNQIMHQEVADVAASARDLRSVIAQAEKTIGELGASIANAAQASDETAQVSVEAEEIAGVAGDLMAELESATGRIGKMIGFIDEVAFQTNMLSINASIEAAHAGAAGDGFAVVAAEIRALANQTKSAADEVRGFIEEITGGADNVRGSIDSIRETVATMRGKMAAIAQEAASHEMSAQQSQQALNHAGRQADSLEAATARVTSRIEEIASFSENVAQTAQVAGNQASSLSARAKGGLEEAESLTDIANDLNEQSDQLKRAAGEYRA, from the coding sequence ATGGCAGCCAACACTCAGCTTGCCGAACTCGCTGAGCAGGTCGCGCAGCAGCAGCGCACTGCTGATTTCGTCTGGACAGTCCTTGCGGCAACACTGGTCTTGATGATGCAGGTGGGGTTCCTCTTGCTTGAAGCAGGGGCAAGCCGTTCGAAAAACTCGATCAGCGTCGCGCAAAAGAACCTCGCCGACCTCTTTCTCGCCTTCCTCACATTCTACTTCATCGGCTTTGGCCTCATGTTTGATGGCGGCGGCTGGTTCATGGGAGAACTTGGCTGGGGCGCGCGGCTTGAAACCGATTGGTCGATGGCCTTCTTCGTGTTTCAGGTCGTGTTTGCCGGAACCGCCATCACGATTGTGTCGGGTGCGGTGGCGGAGCGGATGCGGTTTTCCGCCTACCTCATCAGCGCCGCGATCATCGCCGCCTTCGTTTATCCCGTTTTTGGGCATTGGGCATGGGGCAATCTGCTCGACCCCGATGCGCCCGCATGGCTTGCCGATATGGGCTTCATCGATTTTGCAGGGTCAACCGTGGTGCACTCAATGGGTGGATGGCTCGCTTTGGCAGCGGTGGTTTGTCTTGGCGCGCGGCGGGGCCGTTTTGATAGCGATGGTAGGCCCACCCCAATGTATGGACATTCACCGATCCTTTTCGGGGCAGGCTCGATCATTCTCTTCTTCGGCTGGATTGGTTTCAACGGCGGCTCAACCACCGCCGCATCGCCTGAATTTGCTGGCATCGTTCTAAACACGGTTCTTGCAGGCGCTGCGGGCGGGGCCGCTGGTATGTTTGCGGGCTACGCGCTTGAACGCAAATGGGTGGTCGGGCGCTCTGCGAACGGGATGCTGGCGGGGCTTGTGGGCATTACGGCAGGTTGTGCAGCGGTTGGTCCTGATGGCGCTTTGATGATCGGGGCAATTTGCGGCGTCGCAGTCCTTGCCTCTGAAGAGTTCATCTTGCGCGTGCTCAAACAAGACGATGTGGTCGGCGCGGTTTCAGTCCACGGAGTATGCGGTGCAATCGGCACTTTGCTGGTCGCCGCGTTCGCGCTTCCCGAAAATTTGATGACGCAAACGCGGTTGGAGCAATTTGTGGTGCAGTCCTACGGCGTTGGAGCCGCTGCTGCCTGGGCACTTGGGCTCGGCTTTGCGATATTTGGAGCCTTGCGCATGGCAGGCGTTTTGCGCGTCTCTGAGCAACACGAGATCGAAGGCCTCAACGCAAGCGAACATGGCGCGACACTGGGCACCGGCTTGCTGCTTCAGGAGTTGCATCAAAGCGTGGTGGCGAACAAGGATTTGACTCACCGCCTTGATGAGAACAGCGGCGATGAGGCGGCGGAGATTGCGACAGTCCTCAATCCCTTCCTTGCCACATTGCAAGAAACAGTGCGCGTGCTCGATAGTCAGGCAAGCGTGGTCAGCGAGCAGTCGAAATCCTTGCGACGAATGGCGCGAACCACGCTGGATGGTGCAGAGGTGATGGACAAATCCGTCGCGACCATCGCCCAACATTCGTCTGCGCTTGGCAAGGCGACCCAGGAGGCGGCAGGCACAAACCAGATCATGCATCAGGAAGTCGCCGATGTAGCGGCCTCAGCCCGCGATCTTCGCAGTGTGATTGCTCAGGCGGAAAAAACCATTGGCGAGCTTGGCGCATCCATTGCGAATGCTGCGCAAGCCTCGGATGAAACCGCGCAGGTGAGTGTAGAAGCAGAGGAGATCGCAGGTGTTGCAGGGGATCTGATGGCAGAGCTTGAGAGCGCCACTGGGCGGATTGGCAAGATGATCGGATTTATCGACGAGGTCGCTTTCCAGACCAATATGTTGTCGATCAATGCCAGTATTGAAGCTGCGCACGCAGGCGCTGCTGGTGATGGCTTTGCCGTTGTTGCCGCGGAGATCCGCGCACTTGCTAACCAGACCAAATCGGCGGCCGATGAGGTGCGCGGATTCATCGAGGAGATAACCGGAGGCGCGGACAATGTGCGCGGCTCTATCGACAGTATTCGCGAGACGGTTGCGACGATGAGAGGCAAGATGGCAGCTATCGCGCAGGAAGCGGCAAGCCATGAAATGAGTGCTCAGCAATCGCAACAGGCGCTCAATCATGCAGGACGCCAGGCGGACTCGCTTGAGGCGGCCACTGCGCGCGTGACAAGCCGGATTGAGGAAATTGCCAGTTTTAGCGAGAATGTTGCGCAAACGGCGCAAGTTGCAGGCAATCAGGCAAGCAGCCTTTCAGCGCGCGCCAAAGGCGGGTTGGAGGAAGCAGAGAGCCTCACAGACATTGCCAATGATCTGAACGAGCAGTCCGATCAACTCAAGCGCGCAGCCGGCGAATATCGCGCTTGA
- the pyrH gene encoding UMP kinase encodes MSLPPIKRVLLKLSGEVLMGSQEYGIDPEYVARLAEEVKAAKDSGIEVCLVIGGGNIFRGISAAAKGLDRTTGDYMGMLATVMNALAMQNALEQLGVQTRVQSAIPMSSVCEPYIRRRAERHLEKGRIVIFAAGTGNPFFTTDTGAALRAAEMNCDALLKGTSVDGVYDSDPKHNPDATRFDTITYDQVLADNLKVMDATAVALCRENAIPLVVFSIREKGNVAKVLSGEGTQTIVQKD; translated from the coding sequence ATGTCACTTCCCCCGATCAAACGCGTTCTCCTCAAATTGTCAGGCGAGGTGCTGATGGGGAGTCAGGAATATGGGATCGACCCTGAATATGTCGCGCGTCTTGCAGAAGAGGTGAAGGCAGCCAAAGACAGCGGCATCGAGGTTTGCCTTGTGATTGGCGGCGGCAATATATTCCGCGGTATCTCAGCTGCGGCGAAGGGACTTGACCGGACCACGGGCGACTACATGGGAATGCTCGCCACGGTAATGAACGCGCTCGCGATGCAGAACGCGCTGGAGCAGCTGGGCGTGCAAACCCGCGTGCAGTCGGCGATCCCCATGTCCAGCGTGTGCGAGCCCTATATCCGCCGCCGTGCAGAGCGACACCTTGAGAAGGGCCGGATCGTGATTTTCGCAGCGGGTACGGGCAATCCGTTCTTCACGACTGATACAGGTGCGGCGCTTCGTGCCGCAGAGATGAACTGCGATGCGCTGCTCAAAGGCACCAGCGTTGACGGCGTCTATGACAGCGATCCCAAGCACAACCCCGATGCCACCCGCTTCGACACGATTACTTACGACCAGGTGCTGGCTGATAATCTCAAGGTGATGGACGCAACCGCCGTTGCGCTTTGCCGTGAGAACGCCATTCCGCTAGTGGTCTTTTCAATCCGCGAAAAAGGCAATGTTGCCAAAGTGCTTTCAGGCGAGGGCACGCAGACAATTGTCCAGAAAGACTAA
- the frr gene encoding ribosome recycling factor produces the protein MPTYDKSDIERRMAGAVESLKGDLSGLRTGRANTALLDPVVAEVYGAMMPLSQVATVSAPEPRMLSVQVWDKSNVSAVEKGIAKANLGLNPMTDGQTIRLPMPDLTEDRRKDLAKLAGEYGEKAKVAARNVRRDGMESLKADEKAKEISEDDRKRSEDEVQKLTDKYVAEIDAAVEKKVQEILSQ, from the coding sequence ATGCCGACATATGACAAATCTGACATCGAACGCCGCATGGCAGGCGCAGTGGAATCGCTGAAAGGTGATCTTTCAGGGCTTCGCACAGGGCGCGCCAACACCGCTCTGCTCGATCCGGTGGTGGCCGAGGTTTACGGGGCGATGATGCCGCTTTCCCAAGTTGCAACCGTGTCAGCGCCAGAACCCCGGATGCTGAGCGTGCAGGTGTGGGACAAAAGCAATGTGAGCGCGGTTGAGAAAGGGATTGCCAAAGCCAACCTTGGCTTGAACCCGATGACCGATGGCCAGACCATCCGCTTGCCAATGCCTGACCTCACAGAAGATCGCCGCAAGGATTTGGCGAAACTTGCTGGCGAATATGGTGAGAAGGCCAAGGTTGCAGCGCGCAATGTGCGCCGCGACGGGATGGAAAGCCTCAAAGCTGACGAAAAAGCCAAGGAAATCTCCGAGGATGATCGCAAGCGTTCCGAAGACGAGGTTCAAAAACTGACCGACAAATATGTGGCTGAAATCGACGCTGCGGTTGAGAAAAAGGTTCAGGAAATCCTCAGCCAATAG
- the uppS gene encoding polyprenyl diphosphate synthase, with amino-acid sequence MDGNGRWAKKRALPRAVGHQRGVEAVRRLVRALEPMGLDCLTLYAFSSENWKRSEDEVDDLMNLMRKFIKSDLAEFVANNVKLKIIGDWRGLAPDIVAMLEDALAQTANGTQTLAVALNYGSQNEIARAASMAAQAGEITADTIAAHLDTADLPPLDLLIRTSGEIRLSNFLLWQSAYAEMLFVDTLWPDFKPEHLQQALKDFAQRERRFGGR; translated from the coding sequence ATGGATGGCAATGGCCGCTGGGCGAAAAAGCGGGCGCTTCCGCGTGCCGTGGGACACCAGCGCGGGGTTGAGGCGGTGCGCCGTCTGGTGCGAGCGCTTGAGCCGATGGGCCTCGATTGCTTAACGCTTTATGCCTTTAGCTCGGAAAACTGGAAGCGTTCTGAGGATGAGGTTGATGACCTCATGAACCTCATGCGCAAGTTCATTAAATCCGACTTGGCCGAATTCGTCGCCAATAATGTGAAATTGAAGATCATCGGCGATTGGCGCGGGCTTGCGCCAGATATTGTCGCCATGCTCGAAGACGCGCTGGCGCAGACAGCAAACGGTACGCAAACACTTGCTGTTGCACTCAATTACGGGTCGCAAAACGAAATTGCGCGCGCAGCATCCATGGCTGCACAGGCGGGCGAAATTACGGCTGACACTATCGCTGCGCATCTTGATACTGCCGACCTGCCGCCGCTTGACCTGCTGATCCGCACCAGCGGGGAAATACGCCTCAGCAATTTCCTGTTATGGCAATCAGCCTATGCGGAAATGCTGTTTGTCGATACGCTTTGGCCCGATTTTAAGCCTGAGCATCTACAGCAGGCGCTGAAAGACTTTGCGCAAAGGGAGAGGCGCTTTGGTGGAAGATAA